A window of Thermoflexus sp. contains these coding sequences:
- a CDS encoding ABC transporter permease: MSRYVLRRIAAMIPVLFGILLVVFVMVRLIPGDPCLVMLGERATKAQCEAFKERFGLHDPLPVQFVRYTIRILQGDLGTSISTGRPVAVILAERLPMTIELTIGAILFATTIGITLGILSAIHQNSPVDVMTMVLANIGVSMPVFWLGLMLAYVFALVFKDTPLFLPPSGRLSPGITLPPLTRAWGLEGVEGFPRVALIFLSNSALFNSLSTGNLAAFWDAVRHLILPSVAVGTIPLSIIARMTRSSLLEVLGEDYIRTARAKGLRERIVLARHAMRNAMIPIVTVVGLQTGSLLSGAVLTETVFALPGVGTQLVSAILARDYPVVQGFTLAVAIMFALVNLIVDLSYAYLDPRIRLE; encoded by the coding sequence ATGTCCCGTTACGTTCTCCGCCGTATCGCGGCGATGATCCCGGTGCTCTTCGGGATCCTGCTGGTGGTGTTCGTGATGGTCCGCCTCATCCCAGGGGACCCCTGTCTGGTGATGCTGGGGGAGCGGGCCACCAAAGCCCAGTGCGAGGCCTTCAAGGAGCGCTTCGGCCTCCATGATCCCCTTCCGGTTCAATTCGTTCGCTACACCATCCGGATCCTCCAGGGGGATCTGGGGACCTCCATCAGCACCGGGAGGCCGGTGGCGGTGATCCTGGCGGAGCGGCTTCCCATGACCATCGAGCTCACCATCGGAGCGATCCTGTTCGCCACCACCATAGGGATCACCCTGGGGATCCTCTCCGCCATCCATCAGAATTCCCCGGTGGACGTGATGACGATGGTGCTGGCCAACATCGGGGTCTCCATGCCGGTGTTCTGGCTGGGCCTGATGCTGGCCTATGTGTTCGCCCTGGTTTTTAAAGATACCCCGCTCTTTCTCCCACCCTCGGGACGCCTCTCGCCTGGGATCACGCTGCCGCCCCTGACCCGGGCATGGGGCCTGGAGGGGGTGGAGGGGTTTCCGCGGGTGGCGCTGATCTTCCTCTCGAATTCCGCGCTCTTCAACAGCCTGAGCACGGGGAACCTCGCTGCTTTCTGGGATGCCGTGCGCCATCTGATCCTCCCCTCCGTGGCGGTGGGGACGATCCCGCTGTCGATCATCGCCCGCATGACCCGCTCCAGCCTGCTGGAGGTCCTGGGGGAGGATTATATCCGGACGGCGCGGGCGAAGGGGTTGCGGGAACGGATCGTGCTGGCCCGGCACGCCATGCGGAACGCCATGATCCCCATCGTCACCGTGGTCGGCCTCCAGACCGGGAGCCTCCTCTCCGGAGCGGTGCTCACCGAGACGGTGTTCGCCCTGCCCGGGGTGGGAACCCAGCTCGTCTCGGCCATCCTGGCCCGGGACTATCCGGTCGTTCAGGGGTTCACCCTGGCGGTGGCGATCATGTTCGCTCTGGTGAACCTGATCGTGGACCTTTCGTATGCTTACCTGGATCCCCGGATCCGGCTGGAATAG
- a CDS encoding ABC transporter permease — MSAIAPPLTRELSVPRRSPTMEALRRLIRHRSAQVGFFLLGLMVFMAIFADVIAPYDPIKPLKDVQRRAPPCIHLLGCPRDQPQHLFGIDGNNRDLFSRVIYGSRLSLQIGFSTITFAIIVGGLLGAVAGYAGGWVDNVIMRVMDVILAFPSLLLAIAIVSVLGPGLINALLAIGFVSIPVYARIVRAAVLAVKELDYVMAARAVGASPLRVLFVHILPNALTPLIVQGTLGIATAILDAAALSFLGLGAEVPKPEWGLMLGEERNSVFNAPHLVFFPGLAIMLTVLAFNLLGDGLRDALDPRLSYRGYEKRI, encoded by the coding sequence ATGAGCGCGATCGCGCCTCCTCTGACGAGGGAGCTTTCTGTGCCCCGGCGCTCGCCGACCATGGAGGCCCTGCGCCGCCTGATCCGCCATCGATCCGCCCAGGTGGGCTTTTTCCTGCTGGGCCTGATGGTCTTCATGGCGATCTTCGCGGATGTCATCGCGCCCTACGATCCGATCAAGCCCCTGAAGGATGTGCAGCGCCGGGCGCCGCCGTGCATCCATCTGCTGGGTTGTCCGCGGGATCAACCCCAGCATCTTTTCGGGATCGACGGCAACAACCGGGATCTGTTCTCCCGGGTGATCTATGGCTCCCGGCTTTCGCTGCAGATCGGCTTTTCCACCATCACCTTCGCCATCATCGTGGGCGGGCTGCTGGGCGCTGTCGCGGGATATGCGGGGGGCTGGGTGGACAACGTCATCATGCGGGTGATGGACGTGATCCTGGCCTTCCCCAGCCTGCTGCTGGCCATCGCCATCGTCAGCGTGCTGGGGCCGGGGCTGATCAACGCCCTGCTGGCCATCGGCTTCGTCTCCATCCCGGTCTACGCCCGCATCGTCCGGGCGGCCGTCCTGGCCGTGAAGGAGCTGGATTACGTGATGGCCGCCCGGGCGGTGGGCGCTTCCCCGCTGCGGGTGCTGTTCGTTCATATCCTGCCGAACGCCCTGACCCCGCTGATCGTCCAGGGCACCCTGGGGATCGCCACCGCCATCCTGGATGCGGCGGCCCTTTCCTTCCTGGGGCTCGGCGCGGAGGTGCCGAAGCCGGAATGGGGGTTGATGCTGGGGGAAGAGCGAAATAGCGTCTTCAACGCCCCCCATCTGGTGTTTTTCCCGGGCCTGGCCATCATGCTGACGGTGCTGGCCTTCAACCTGCTGGGGGATGGCCTGCGCGATGCGCTGGACCCCCGGTTGAGCTATCGAGGGTATGAGAAGCGGATATAG
- the alaS gene encoding alanine--tRNA ligase, translated as MEKRNPVRMGAAQIRQAFLDFFAARGHTIVPSSSLVPVGDPTLLFTNAGMNQFKNVFLGLETRPYKRAASVQKCMRVSGKHNDLENVGPSPRHHTFFEMLGNFSFGDYFKREAIHYAFECLTQVYGLDPERLVFTVHQDDDEAYRVWVEEIGAPRERVFRMGDKTNFWMMGDTGPCGPTSEIHYDWGPEYCTCGDPNCSVALDNGCDRWLELWNLVFMQFDQKADGTRVPLPRPGVDTGMGLERLTAVLQGVFSNYETDLFVPIIERTREIRGHTRAEMEAHIVAYRVIADHTRAASFLIADGVLPGNVGRGYVLRMIIRRAARFGRKIGFEEPFMARVAEAVIEIMGGHYRELVDRREHIFRTLTQEEERFLRTLDLGLSRLEEVLEAVAARGERVVPGEEAFRLYDSYGLPLEITRDVARERGFLVDEAGFQRAMAQQRERARATERFELDTEQLARYRRLLAMLQDRGLVGDQGVEYDPYSGTERETTVAALLVNGEPVQVARPGDPVEVVLPATCFYVESGGQVSDIGHIARYPEGGGDPLWEIEVEDTRQPIPGLIVHVGRVKSGHPRVGDPAWAVVDFERRWDIMRNHTATHLLHAELRSLLGTHVVQAGSLVAPDRLRFDFTHGALLSQDELDAIVYDINTAILMDYPVNVSYEPYSQAIASGAMALFGEKYGEIVRVVRIGWPDEPPISAELCGGTHVYNTSQIGAFVVTYEGGVGSGVRRLEAVTGREAVRLIQDRMRRLTHAATYLEVRPEEVDRKVLDLLDRIQFLEKELARLRREVARQEFEAMFRQAERVGEITVLAAQSRVGDIEQLREMTDWFRERVRTNGVIVLASVIGGRPSFVAAVTPDLAERGLDAVRVVRAVAQVVGGSGGGRPTLAQAGGRDVSKIGEALHQAPRLVSEWLKRSAAS; from the coding sequence ATGGAGAAGCGGAATCCGGTTCGGATGGGCGCGGCGCAGATCCGACAGGCTTTCCTGGACTTTTTCGCGGCCCGGGGCCACACCATCGTCCCCAGCTCTTCCCTGGTGCCCGTGGGGGATCCCACCCTGCTTTTCACCAACGCGGGGATGAACCAGTTCAAGAACGTCTTCCTGGGCCTGGAGACCCGCCCCTACAAGCGGGCGGCCTCGGTCCAGAAGTGCATGCGGGTCTCGGGGAAGCACAACGACCTGGAGAACGTCGGCCCCAGCCCGCGTCATCATACTTTCTTTGAGATGCTGGGGAATTTCTCCTTCGGCGACTATTTCAAACGCGAAGCCATCCATTACGCTTTTGAGTGCCTGACGCAGGTCTACGGCCTGGATCCCGAGCGGCTGGTCTTCACGGTCCACCAGGACGACGATGAGGCTTACCGGGTCTGGGTGGAGGAAATCGGGGCCCCGCGGGAGCGGGTCTTCCGCATGGGGGATAAGACCAACTTCTGGATGATGGGGGACACCGGCCCCTGTGGGCCAACCTCCGAGATCCACTACGATTGGGGGCCGGAGTATTGCACCTGCGGCGATCCGAACTGCAGCGTGGCCCTGGATAACGGCTGCGACCGCTGGCTGGAGCTGTGGAACCTGGTGTTCATGCAATTCGATCAGAAGGCCGACGGGACCCGGGTGCCTCTGCCCCGACCGGGGGTCGATACGGGGATGGGGCTGGAGCGCCTGACGGCGGTGCTTCAGGGGGTGTTCTCCAACTACGAGACGGATCTCTTCGTCCCCATCATCGAGCGGACCCGGGAGATCCGTGGGCACACCCGCGCGGAGATGGAGGCCCACATTGTGGCCTACCGGGTGATCGCCGATCACACCCGCGCGGCCTCCTTCCTCATCGCCGATGGCGTCCTGCCGGGGAACGTCGGCCGCGGCTACGTGCTGCGGATGATCATCCGCCGCGCCGCCCGCTTCGGCCGCAAGATCGGGTTCGAGGAGCCTTTCATGGCCCGGGTGGCCGAAGCGGTGATCGAGATTATGGGCGGCCATTACCGCGAGCTGGTGGACCGCCGGGAGCATATCTTCCGCACCCTCACCCAGGAGGAGGAACGTTTCCTGCGCACCCTGGACCTGGGGCTCTCCCGCCTGGAGGAGGTGCTGGAAGCGGTGGCCGCCCGCGGCGAGCGGGTGGTGCCGGGGGAGGAGGCCTTCCGGCTTTACGACTCCTACGGGTTGCCCTTGGAGATCACCCGGGATGTGGCCCGGGAGCGGGGGTTCCTCGTGGACGAGGCGGGCTTTCAGCGGGCGATGGCCCAGCAGCGGGAGCGGGCCCGGGCCACCGAGCGCTTCGAGCTGGACACCGAGCAGCTCGCCCGCTATCGCCGGCTGCTGGCGATGCTCCAGGACAGGGGCTTGGTGGGCGACCAGGGGGTGGAATACGACCCTTACAGCGGGACGGAGCGTGAAACCACGGTGGCGGCCCTCCTGGTGAACGGCGAGCCCGTCCAGGTGGCCCGCCCGGGGGATCCGGTGGAAGTTGTGCTGCCCGCCACGTGCTTTTACGTGGAAAGCGGCGGCCAGGTGAGCGACATCGGCCATATCGCCCGTTATCCGGAGGGCGGCGGCGACCCGCTGTGGGAGATCGAGGTGGAGGATACCCGTCAGCCCATCCCCGGCCTCATTGTCCACGTCGGCCGGGTGAAATCTGGCCATCCCCGGGTGGGGGATCCGGCGTGGGCGGTGGTGGATTTCGAGCGCCGCTGGGACATCATGCGCAACCATACGGCCACCCACCTGCTCCACGCCGAGCTGCGCTCCCTGCTGGGCACCCATGTGGTTCAGGCCGGCTCCCTGGTGGCGCCGGATCGCCTGCGCTTCGACTTCACCCACGGGGCGCTCCTCAGCCAGGACGAGCTGGACGCGATCGTCTACGACATCAACACGGCCATCCTGATGGATTACCCGGTGAACGTCAGCTATGAGCCGTATTCGCAGGCGATCGCCAGCGGCGCGATGGCCCTGTTCGGCGAGAAATATGGGGAGATCGTCCGGGTGGTCCGCATCGGATGGCCCGACGAGCCGCCCATCAGCGCCGAGCTCTGCGGTGGAACCCATGTCTACAACACCTCCCAGATCGGTGCCTTCGTGGTGACCTATGAGGGCGGCGTGGGCTCCGGCGTCCGGCGCCTGGAGGCGGTCACCGGCCGGGAGGCGGTGCGCCTGATCCAGGACCGCATGCGCCGCCTCACCCATGCGGCCACCTACCTGGAGGTGCGGCCGGAGGAGGTGGACCGTAAGGTCCTGGACCTCCTGGACCGGATCCAGTTCCTGGAGAAGGAGCTCGCCCGGCTGCGCCGGGAGGTCGCCCGTCAGGAGTTCGAGGCGATGTTCCGCCAGGCCGAGCGGGTCGGAGAGATCACGGTGCTGGCGGCCCAGAGCCGGGTGGGGGATATCGAGCAGCTGCGGGAGATGACGGACTGGTTCCGCGAGCGGGTGCGGACCAACGGGGTGATCGTGCTGGCCTCGGTGATCGGCGGGCGGCCGAGCTTTGTGGCGGCCGTCACCCCGGATCTTGCCGAGCGGGGGCTGGATGCCGTGCGGGTGGTGCGGGCGGTGGCCCAGGTGGTGGGCGGCAGCGGCGGCGGCCGGCCTACCCTGGCCCAGGCCGGCGGCCGCGACGTGAGCAAGATCGGCGAGGCCCTCCACCAGGCCCCCCGCCTGGTCTCCGAATGGCTGAAGCGCTCGGCCGCTTCCTGA
- a CDS encoding CAP domain-containing protein: MIRRWGIGWGIAGLVWLGLFLHRGNAHGLSAMAPVETAARVEAAESALTHRVFLPLVLRAPTSLPAEWLSRLNAYRAMAGLPPVIEEPAWNDGCWKHARYMVKNDIITHGEDPQNRWYTPEGDECGRNANVMVSVSATAPDSDAIDVWMQAPFHAVGMLDPQLIRVGYGAYREADGGWQMGAALDILRGRGSSVVGVSFPIRWPGDGSTTPLRAFQVGEYPDPLASCGYSAPTGLPILLLLGTGSLTPSVSGHALWRDGISVEHCVFDETTYRNPKDSAQESLGRAILDSRDAVVLIPRDPLNPGSRYTVSLTVNGQAYTWSFFVASSNTQTMAAWEPEAEVR; encoded by the coding sequence ATGATCCGGCGGTGGGGAATCGGATGGGGGATTGCGGGGCTGGTGTGGCTGGGGCTGTTTCTTCATAGAGGGAACGCCCATGGTCTCTCCGCCATGGCTCCGGTCGAGACAGCAGCTCGCGTGGAGGCTGCGGAGAGCGCGCTGACCCATCGGGTTTTCCTCCCCTTAGTGCTCCGCGCGCCGACGTCTCTTCCCGCCGAGTGGCTTTCCCGCCTGAATGCCTATCGCGCCATGGCCGGGCTGCCGCCGGTGATCGAAGAGCCCGCCTGGAACGATGGATGCTGGAAGCACGCCCGATATATGGTGAAAAACGATATCATCACGCATGGGGAGGATCCCCAGAACCGGTGGTATACCCCGGAAGGGGATGAGTGCGGGCGGAATGCGAATGTCATGGTCAGCGTTAGTGCCACCGCTCCGGACAGCGATGCCATCGACGTATGGATGCAGGCCCCCTTCCATGCGGTGGGCATGCTGGATCCTCAGCTGATCCGGGTCGGCTATGGAGCGTATCGGGAAGCGGATGGGGGATGGCAGATGGGAGCCGCCCTGGATATCCTCCGCGGCCGGGGATCCAGCGTCGTGGGCGTCTCCTTCCCCATCCGCTGGCCCGGCGATGGAAGCACCACGCCTTTGCGCGCCTTCCAGGTCGGGGAATACCCGGATCCCCTGGCCTCATGTGGTTATAGCGCCCCCACCGGCCTGCCCATCCTGTTGCTTCTGGGGACGGGCTCCCTGACCCCCAGCGTGAGCGGCCACGCCCTGTGGCGGGATGGAATCTCTGTAGAGCACTGCGTATTCGATGAAACCACTTACAGGAACCCAAAGGATTCAGCGCAGGAGTCCCTGGGCCGGGCCATCCTGGACAGCCGGGACGCCGTGGTTCTGATCCCGCGGGATCCCCTGAACCCGGGCTCGCGCTACACCGTCTCCCTCACGGTAAACGGGCAGGCTTACACATGGTCGTTCTTCGTGGCCTCGAGCAACACCCAGACCATGGCTGCCTGGGAGCCGGAAGCGGAGGTTCGTTAA